A genome region from Lucilia cuprina isolate Lc7/37 chromosome 3, ASM2204524v1, whole genome shotgun sequence includes the following:
- the LOC124418836 gene encoding cAMP-dependent protein kinase catalytic subunit-like codes for MGACQICCNLHHTLLHPRTAAQVPRQSQRSRPRARRSFPNPPQQRAQRRLDDLRQRLQQQQQVIQQQQQQLQQQQLQRQQRQLQQLSQRQPQRRQQQQRQQHQPQTIAVPQPAATTASTQGLVNQIVSTLSQLTG; via the coding sequence ATGGGTGCGTGCCAAATATGTTGCAATTTGCACCACACATTGCTGCACCCAAGGACTGCTGCTCAGGTGCCAAGGCAAAGCCAAAGGTCACGCCCACGCGCTCGCAGAAGCTTTCCCAACCCTCCTCAACAGAGAGCTCAACGGCGGTTAGATGACCTCCGTCAACGtctgcaacaacagcagcaggttattcaacagcaacaacaacaactacagcagcaacaactcCAACGACAACAACGGCAACTACAGCAACTATCTCAGCGGCAGCCACAACGACGCCAACAACAACAGCGCCAACAACATCAACCACAAACCATAGCTGTTCCTCAGCCTGCGGCAACGACAGCCTCAACCCAGGGGCTGGTCAACCAAATCGTTTCGACCCTCAGCCAACTCACAGGGTAG